CACCTCACCACTCCATATCTTACAGCGGCCTAATAGGCCGCAGTAATCCGTCGGCCCCCGGTGAAATAACCCTTGCGCATAACGGAGTGCTTTTTCTTGATGAATTTCCGGAATTCCACAGGGATATACTCGCTATGCTGCGTCAGCCCATGGAAGACGGTTTCATTAATATATCGCGAAGTTCCGGATCTATCAGCTACCCTTCCCGCTTCACGCTTGTAGCTGCCCTTAACCCCTGCGTCTGCGGCTATTTTGGCCATCCCAAAAAAGAGTGCCACTGCACCGTACCTATGATCCAGCGCTATATATCTAAAATTTCGGGGCCTCTCTTGGACCGCATAGATATACATCTTGAAGTCCCGCCGCTCAATTATAAACAATTGTCCGAAAATAAAGCCGCGGAGACCTCGAGAGACATCAAAAAAAGGGTTATCCGCGCGCGAGCGATACAGAATAAGCGCTACAAGAATAAGATCCAGCGCGTCAATGCGCTATTAACTCCGAGAGAAATGCAGAAACACTGCACACTAACAAACGAAGCGAGAGAATTGCTTAAACTCGCCATAACAGAGCTGAATCTAAGCGGCAGGGCATATGACAAGGTATTGAAGATCGCGAGAACCATAACGGACTTGGCGGGTGAGGTAGAAATAGGCGCTAGTCATATCGCTGAGGCGATCGGCTACCGTTCGCTCGACCGCCGCATGTGGCTTTCTTTCTAACCAGGTTAGAATTAGGGGGATTAGAAATGGCTATTACAATTACACACGGAAAACGTGAACGGTTCAATTATAAAGGCGCTATACACCATATAACAAGCAAATGTAATAATGGTAAAACTGCGTTTGTAAATAAAACTGATTTTGAAAAATATATTTCAACAGTTAGACAGTGTAAAAGTGAGCATGGCTTTCTATTGCATGATTATACTATGATGCCCAATCACACTCACTTGATAATACGATTGGAACTAACTATTAATATATCTAAAATTATGCAAGCTATAAATAGATGGTACGCAAGATGGTATAATGAGTATCACAAAATAAAGGGCCATTTCTGGGAAGATAGGTTTTATGCGGAACTTATAAAAGATGACCAGCAGTTATTGGCTGTAATGAGATATATCGATTTAAATCCTGTGAGAGCAAAATTGTGCAACCACCCTGCGGACTGGAAACATTCCGGCGCAGGATTTTATCTCAATGGTGCGGAAAATAGCTTAATAGATGTTCCGGATACTTATATGGCTTTAGGCGATGACTGGCAAGAAAGACGCAAGACTTACGCTTCCATCTTCCCTTTTAATCTGGCAAATCTAACCAGGTTAGAATAAGTGGTTTTATTCTTTCCAGAGGCCGCGATTGTTGTCTCTGGCTTCTTGTTGGAGTTCCAGGAATAAATCCTGATATTTGACATTGGGCGGGATGGACAGTATCTGGGCATAACCGGCTTTTATTATCTCGGCGTTCAGCATGCGGCCGTCGGGCAGGTACACATAGGCTAACAGCCGGTTATATCGGTCTCTTTTCTCGACATCAAATTCAAGCCGCACATACTTTTTTGAAGCGAGGCTGTTTGTGAAGCGCGAGGCCTTTTTACCCATATTTATCAGCGTTACAGCATCCTTATCCGTTTTTTTGAGGTCACGTTTAAGCTTGGCGTTCTGCTTACTTTCCGGAGTATCTATGCCTACTAATCTTACCTTTTCGCCGTTTTCCAGTTTTAAAGTATCCCCGTCTATAACATAAGTTACTAATACTTTGTTGTAATCATAGGAGGGCTCAAAAGGTACGCTGAGTTCGAGCTCCTGGTCGCTATAAAAAACACCTCCGGCGAATGCAAAAGATGAGCATAATAAGAAAATTGCCGCAATGACTATTTTTTTCGCCATTATTCTACTTTTATCGCCTCTACCGGGCATTCGCTCGCAACCTGCTTCAGGTCGCAATCGCAGGATTTGTCGCTTTTTACAACCGCTAGATTGTCGCTTCCCATCTCGAAGACTTCCGGACAACCGGCTGCGCATAAGCCGCACCCCGTGCACAATGACGCATCTATTGTTATCTTAGCCACTCCTACCTCCCATTTGAACTATTCTACTGCTATCTCTTCTAAAACTTTGAAATTATCCTGAAAACATACATCTGTAACGAGTTTTGGTATCTTAATCTGGCCGTCATGCGAGCCCTGCTGCACCTTCCTTGATCTATATTCCTCAAAAGTGCCCTGCGGCACCACTTTCAAGACCGGACTGCCGAGGCGCTGCGAGCGCCGCTTTGTATCATACTCAACATTAAGCCTTATAAGCTGATTCTCTATATTTTTAAGCAGCGAAACCTTACCTTCGCGGGACAACTCATTCATAAATTCTACTATAAAAGCGTACCTCGGGATTGCCTGCCATTCTACGCAGGCGGAGAAAAACTGGAGATTCGCCCCAATGAGCCCCGCGGCCTTGTTTACCGCTTCATCTATCTGTATTTCGTAAATCTTCTCCCCTGTTACCGACGAGACTATGGAGCCTTTCTGTACGAATTCTATTACGGGGGTATTCTTATAAAAACCCGACACCCGTATGATATCATCTATATTATAGCGATATAGCCCGCCGGGCGTCGTCAGTATTATGTAATATTCCTTACCCACATCAAGCTGATGCGAAAGCAAAAACCTCTTATCCTTTTTGTCCATTTCGTTGCGCGGGATGAATTCGTAAAAATTGCTGGTTATGGCCAGCGCTCCGCCGCAGCCGGAATCGCACATAGGAATGGAGACGCGCGCTTCGCTTGAAAGATACCCGAAATCCCTTATCGCGGTATTGGGCCCGAAATATTTCGAAAGATATGAAATGTAAACGCCTACGCTCCCGCCTTTCCAGCATTCTATAAGTTTCAGATTCGGCCATATGTCCATGGGTAGCAGCTCACCGTTCCGCTTCCTTGCTAACTCCGAAAGCTCGTCGGCCCTTTTGGGGTTAGGCGTTAGGCGGGCTTCTATCTTTTCCCTTATTTCGCAGCAGACATTCAACTTCTCGTTAAGGGTCCCTAGCCTTATATCCTCTATTATCTGGGCGCCTACTTTTTCCATCCTCTGGCATAATAAAAGTATGGTGCTCGGGTTTAACGTCGCGATCGTGGAAATATTTTCTTCTGCGGCTATCCTCAGTATGCAATAATATTTTGACTCGTAATCGGGTATTTCAAATACTTCGTAAGGTATGGCGTAAAGATTCCTCACGGCTTGCGGCAGATTCCTGTATGCATGGCCGGATTCCGCGCCGAAAGGTATTTTGCTGATAGTAAATCCTTCTTTTTCGGGGCTTACTATGGCAAGTATTTTGCCATCCAGAAGCCCCGGATGGTCACGTAAGGCATAATAAGCCCAAAGATCCATTACATCTTTTTTCTTCCTTCGTGAATATTCCGTAACAGGTATATGCTTAGGCTTCCCCATGGTGCCGCTTGTTACGCCAAAAAGTGTGACCTTATCGGCGGTCAATACATTTTTCTCGCCCCGCATCAGGCAGTCTACGTAAGGGCGCAGCGTTTCGTAGTCGTTTAGCGGTACGCGCGAGCGATAATCATCTATCGAGCGTATATCTCGAAAACCATGCTCCCTGCCATACCTGGTGTTCTTATGACGGCTTAGAAATCCAGCCAATACCTTCTTTTGGCTCGTGAAAGGGTCTTTCAAAGCCCGCTCGAACATATACGCCTTTAAACCATACGCCTTAACTGCTAATGAGGCTATATTCATTTATATTGTCTCCGGATATAATTCTTCTACTACTTGATTATGGCTTCATTCGTGACATACTTCTTTAGGCGCGGCTCATCAACCGTAATCCCAAGCCCGTTGCCGCATAAAAGGCCTGCGCGGCCGCCGTAACCAAACCCGACGTCCTCTTTGATAACATCTTCCAGCAGTAAAAATTTGGCGTACGAGCCTTCTAGGTATTTTATTCCTTTTACGCACGAGGCAAAGTGCCTGCCCGCGGCTGACAAAACACCCGATTCGCCTACCTGACAACCCAACTGATAAGAGATGCCCGACTCTTGGGCAAGTTTTGCTATGTTTAGCGAATTGATCAACCCGCCGCATTTTGATATGCGTATATTAAACATTTTGCAGGCCTTCTCTTCTATAAGTTTCTTTGCGTCATCCAGCGTGCAAAGCGACTCATCCGCCATGACGGGCTCGCGTATCGCATTGCTGACTTTCTTAAGAGAAGCTATATCTCCTTTTTTAACGGGTTGCTCTATCAGGCTAAAATTATACCTTCTCATGGCCGAAAGCCGCTCTATGGCCTCATCCGCGCCCCAAGTGCAATTCGCGTCGAGCCTCAAATTAATATCTCTTCCGCCGAGCGCCCGAACAACCTTTAGCCTGCCTATATCACGATCGTCCCCTACTTTTATCTTTATATCTTTAAATCCATATAACTTGAATTTTAATGCCGAAATACCGGCTTTGAGGGGTGGGACGCTTCCGATTGCCGCGCTATACCTGAGATCATTTACGAGTACCGCTCCCAATGCCTTACTTACAGAGCATTTAAAGACGCGGCCGGCCAAATCCAGCAAAGCAAGTTCAATAGCAGCGCAGCTGGCGCCTTTCAAATCGCCGAAAGAGCTGCCGCAAAAATCTACGACATCCCCAAAAGAATCAAAAGTCTTGCCTAAAAGAGCGCCGGGCAGTAAAGTCTTTAATGAGTCTATTACGGAGGACTGGTCTTCGCCGGTTACGTATCGGCGCGGCAGGGATTCCCCGAAACCGCTAACGCCATTTTCGCTTTCAGCTTTCACAAAAATACTTTCGGAACTCTTCCGGCTCTTTGAGGCATGCCCAAATTTCATCCTGAAGGGTATGTCGACCGCGTATATATCAATTTTTGATACTTTGAACTGCAAGTGGCACTTTCCTTTTCTTTATCCAGCCGCTTATCGCATCTAAAATGGGTGACGTGTCCTCTTCAAAGGGCATTACATGATGGAAATTCGTAAATGTCTTTATGGTCTTATCTTCCGCCGGCAGCGAATCAAACCAGTTATGAATTTTTCTGTTATCCACTATTTCGTCATGGCCGGCAAGAAGCACAAGTACGGGTAAGAAAAGTTCGTTTGATTTGAACGCAAAGTCGTTTTCCATCCGGAGGATCTCTTTGAAGAAACGGCATGTCAATGAGCCGAGCCGCATCTTATCGCTTCTTATGAAATCCAGATACCTACTGTTATCAGTGAACATGCGATCTTTTATAGGTATCTTGAAATATGCCTTCGGGTAAACAAGCGAACATGCTCTTGCCGCAATTTTCGGGCCGGCCTTAAAATCCACCTTTCTATAGATCGCCGGCGACAACAAAATAAGGCCGTCTGGATTGGAATGTCTATTTATAGAATAATTTACCGCCAAGAAAGCGCCCCAGCATATACCCATTATATAAACCCTTTTTGCCGGGTTTTCTTTTTTTACAAAACTGACAGCATCTTCAATATCGTCCAAAAATATATTATAATCCTTTATATCGCCTCTATTTTCGTAATTAAGCCCGGAGCCCCTCCTGTCTATTCCGTATAACGTGAAGCCGCTTTCGGCAAGCTGGGAAGCGAATGAGGAAAACCATCCGGAGTTGGACTCGATGCCGTGAAGATAGACGATGACGTCATCCGGCCCGGGCCATTTCCTGAAATTGAGCATCTTTCCGTCTCTGGCGGCGTATTGGCCTAACGACTCTTTCATCAGCGCACCCACTTTAATACGTTGTCTCGCATTCTTTGCGGCGCGGCTGCATCGCCTGCTGCCGGTGTATAGCCAAAAACTAAGGCAGCATGTATTTTATACTGCGGGGGCAGTCCGAGCAACTCTCTCCCTTGCTTACTCATAGCAAGCATATCTGCCCTTCCTATAAAGCAGCTGCCTATACCCACGGAATTTGCATACAGCATCATATTTTCGGCCGCCAGTGAACAATCTTTTACCGCATATCGGCCCGCTTTCTTCTCGGCTGCTATTAAAATCAGAAGCGGAGCGCCGTAAAAGACGGTGTCTCCGCCTCCTGAAAGCGTCTTTTGGATGGCTGCCACTACGCGCGGATCGCGTAATTCGGGCTGGATAATGCTAAGTAAAGGTAGAAGGCGGGCAATCTTTTCGGTTATGCTGCGGATAATGCCGGATAAACGCAGAATTATTTCTTTATTTGATACAACTATGAATCTCGACGGTTGTTTATTAAGGGCGCTGGGAGCATATCTCGCCGCTTCCAGCATATCCTCTATTATCTCTTCCGGAATGGGCTTATCGACAAAAGCCCTTCTTGACCGACGACTCTTGATGTTCGCCATTATCTCGTTCATGGTTGCACCATCTATAATACATTTTCGGGGACACTCTCCTTGAGAATCACTGCTTATAAGCGACGGAGGGTGTCCCCATATTGTCTTTTTCGCAGTCTATAGTCTTATGGTCCAGCTGC
Above is a genomic segment from Candidatus Omnitrophota bacterium containing:
- a CDS encoding lysophospholipase, translating into MKESLGQYAARDGKMLNFRKWPGPDDVIVYLHGIESNSGWFSSFASQLAESGFTLYGIDRRGSGLNYENRGDIKDYNIFLDDIEDAVSFVKKENPAKRVYIMGICWGAFLAVNYSINRHSNPDGLILLSPAIYRKVDFKAGPKIAARACSLVYPKAYFKIPIKDRMFTDNSRYLDFIRSDKMRLGSLTCRFFKEILRMENDFAFKSNELFLPVLVLLAGHDEIVDNRKIHNWFDSLPAEDKTIKTFTNFHHVMPFEEDTSPILDAISGWIKKRKVPLAVQSIKN
- a CDS encoding dipeptide epimerase; the encoded protein is MQFKVSKIDIYAVDIPFRMKFGHASKSRKSSESIFVKAESENGVSGFGESLPRRYVTGEDQSSVIDSLKTLLPGALLGKTFDSFGDVVDFCGSSFGDLKGASCAAIELALLDLAGRVFKCSVSKALGAVLVNDLRYSAAIGSVPPLKAGISALKFKLYGFKDIKIKVGDDRDIGRLKVVRALGGRDINLRLDANCTWGADEAIERLSAMRRYNFSLIEQPVKKGDIASLKKVSNAIREPVMADESLCTLDDAKKLIEEKACKMFNIRISKCGGLINSLNIAKLAQESGISYQLGCQVGESGVLSAAGRHFASCVKGIKYLEGSYAKFLLLEDVIKEDVGFGYGGRAGLLCGNGLGITVDEPRLKKYVTNEAIIK
- a CDS encoding thermonuclease family protein, with amino-acid sequence MAKKIVIAAIFLLCSSFAFAGGVFYSDQELELSVPFEPSYDYNKVLVTYVIDGDTLKLENGEKVRLVGIDTPESKQNAKLKRDLKKTDKDAVTLINMGKKASRFTNSLASKKYVRLEFDVEKRDRYNRLLAYVYLPDGRMLNAEIIKAGYAQILSIPPNVKYQDLFLELQQEARDNNRGLWKE
- a CDS encoding nitroreductase family protein, coding for MNEIMANIKSRRSRRAFVDKPIPEEIIEDMLEAARYAPSALNKQPSRFIVVSNKEIILRLSGIIRSITEKIARLLPLLSIIQPELRDPRVVAAIQKTLSGGGDTVFYGAPLLILIAAEKKAGRYAVKDCSLAAENMMLYANSVGIGSCFIGRADMLAMSKQGRELLGLPPQYKIHAALVFGYTPAAGDAAAPQRMRDNVLKWVR
- a CDS encoding ATP-binding protein, which produces PHHSISYSGLIGRSNPSAPGEITLAHNGVLFLDEFPEFHRDILAMLRQPMEDGFINISRSSGSISYPSRFTLVAALNPCVCGYFGHPKKECHCTVPMIQRYISKISGPLLDRIDIHLEVPPLNYKQLSENKAAETSRDIKKRVIRARAIQNKRYKNKIQRVNALLTPREMQKHCTLTNEARELLKLAITELNLSGRAYDKVLKIARTITDLAGEVEIGASHIAEAIGYRSLDRRMWLSF
- a CDS encoding transposase, producing the protein MAITITHGKRERFNYKGAIHHITSKCNNGKTAFVNKTDFEKYISTVRQCKSEHGFLLHDYTMMPNHTHLIIRLELTINISKIMQAINRWYARWYNEYHKIKGHFWEDRFYAELIKDDQQLLAVMRYIDLNPVRAKLCNHPADWKHSGAGFYLNGAENSLIDVPDTYMALGDDWQERRKTYASIFPFNLANLTRLE
- a CDS encoding GH3 auxin-responsive promoter family protein → MNIASLAVKAYGLKAYMFERALKDPFTSQKKVLAGFLSRHKNTRYGREHGFRDIRSIDDYRSRVPLNDYETLRPYVDCLMRGEKNVLTADKVTLFGVTSGTMGKPKHIPVTEYSRRKKKDVMDLWAYYALRDHPGLLDGKILAIVSPEKEGFTISKIPFGAESGHAYRNLPQAVRNLYAIPYEVFEIPDYESKYYCILRIAAEENISTIATLNPSTILLLCQRMEKVGAQIIEDIRLGTLNEKLNVCCEIREKIEARLTPNPKRADELSELARKRNGELLPMDIWPNLKLIECWKGGSVGVYISYLSKYFGPNTAIRDFGYLSSEARVSIPMCDSGCGGALAITSNFYEFIPRNEMDKKDKRFLLSHQLDVGKEYYIILTTPGGLYRYNIDDIIRVSGFYKNTPVIEFVQKGSIVSSVTGEKIYEIQIDEAVNKAAGLIGANLQFFSACVEWQAIPRYAFIVEFMNELSREGKVSLLKNIENQLIRLNVEYDTKRRSQRLGSPVLKVVPQGTFEEYRSRKVQQGSHDGQIKIPKLVTDVCFQDNFKVLEEIAVE
- a CDS encoding ferredoxin — protein: MAKITIDASLCTGCGLCAAGCPEVFEMGSDNLAVVKSDKSCDCDLKQVASECPVEAIKVE